The Octopus bimaculoides isolate UCB-OBI-ISO-001 unplaced genomic scaffold, ASM119413v2 Scaffold_67715, whole genome shotgun sequence genomic interval NNNNNNNNNNNNNNNNNNNNNNNNNNNNNNNNNNNNNNNNNNNNNNNNNNNNNNNNNNNNNNNNNNNNNNNNNNNNNNNNNNNNNNNNNNNNNNNNNNNNNNNNNNNNNNNNNNNNNNNNNNNNNNNNNNNNNNNNNNNNNNNNNNNNNNNNNNNNNNNNNNNNNNNNNNNNNNNNNNNNNNNNNNNNNNNNNNNNNNNNNNNNNNNNNNNNNNNNNNNNNNNNNNNNNNNNNNNNNNNNNNNNNNNNNNNNNNNNNNNNNNNNNNNNNNNNNNNNNNNNNNNNNNNNNNNNNNNNNNNNNNNNNNNNNNtattattattattattattattattattattattattattattattattattattattattaagaagaagaagaagaagaagaagaaggcggcgatctggcagaatcgttagcacgctggacgaaatacttagtggtatttcgcccgtcgctgcgttctgagttcgaattccatcggggccgactatgcctttcatctttttgaggtggataaaaataaataccagttgaaaactggagtcgttgtaatcgactcattccctccccaaaaattgctgcccttgtggcaaaatttgaaactattattattattagtagtagtagtagtagtaaagtggtgactagccgaatcgttagcacactgagcaaaatgcttagcggcattttgtccgttattacgttctgggttcaaatttcgcccatgtcaaccttgcctttcatcctttcgagatcgataaaagaaagtaccagctgagtactagggtcgatgcactcgacttaccccctccccaaaagtgctggccttgtgccaaagtttgaaatcattattattattattatattttcaggcATACTTTCAAGTCTACTGATCCGTAAATTCAGCTGCCGGAAAACTTTGTTCGTCGGTGGCAGTCTACAAGCGCTCGGTTTCATTGGGTCATATATTGTAACAGACAACAAGTTATTGTTATTGACTCTCGGTCTTATTGCAGGTAAACtatactttatttctttgttagagtttgttttctgtttcttagTCTTTTCGGCAGTTCACCTGTTTGTTTTGTCAACAGTCTGAAATGAAGTAAAACCTAAATTTTGTTTGACTTATAAGGTTGACGTAGTTACTGCTCAGCTCCAGCCCAGCCCCAATAGAACTGGCTTATGATCAAGGGCGATCCAGCCGTGACATAtcccatctttatatatatttttggactAATATTGTCCGATGTGAGTTGAatatttttaagatagtagagtTGAAGtcagagatttggttgttatttttagaagGTCGAATGATTGCATTGTCTAGTGCTGTCATCAAAGTTTTCCTTTTGTTGAAGCAATTCAGAAAAAATTTCAAATCACCTATCCTAATACTTTGTGTCATGGGGTTCCGATTTTTATTGCTACTACAATCTTCTAATCAGCACTTACTTTTCTTATTTCAAAGATTCTGTTCCAAAAATTAGTTtccaaaacattttaaacttttccttatgtatatattgcatcTACTCTTAACTGcagaattttattgatttatttgcaAGAGTATATTTTAGAAGGGAATCTTTTCTATATCACCTTGtattttaaatcaataatttaatatttgCACGTTTTAAACAGCTTCAAATTGCCCACCTTTTACTTACTTATCATCATAGAGAAcgtattcttcatattttttattataaaaaaaagtctAGTAAACAGCCATTGATTTGGTTTGTTTGTTACATTATGTATGGTGTCTAATCTTTATTCCATTATGGGTTTCTACTACTATACCTGAAAAGAGTCATGGATCATGTGTAAATATCTGCAATAGTTATTTTTACCAGTTAGGTTTAAACATCGACTTTAAACCCTctgaaatattcctttctaaaaaaatccttcttattttattcatactctgttatatttaaatattgagtGATTGTTTTATGTAACCGGCTATTCTTTGAATTTTCAAAGTAAATCTTATGAATTCACTAGGTGCTTTGTATACTTCAGTCTAACTGTTTATTCcggatttcatcatcatcacttcgaATAGCACTGCTCCCAtcactctttgtctgtctgtctgtctgtctgtctctgtctgtctatttctgtctgtctgtctgtctgcttctcgttctgtctatctatctatctatctatctatctatctatctacacgagtgaatgaataaacgaacgatAAACGCTTCAgaggttttgcttttcatcctccctggtcgataaattaaagtatttGTCGGGTACTGATGTCGGTTTAATATCTCGACGAAACATCCTATATATGGATGTAATTATCATAGAAAATTCCGTCTGAATGCACTAACCACTTCGTGCAAGGCATTTAAACTAGCCTTCTTAAGTTTCTGCTATCCACTGCCctgcagttttaaaatattttaataatgcaACGTTACAATGACGTTACAGCTTTCCAAGTTTCTCCTTATGAtgattattttcttcttgttttaggTACTGGATGCGGTGTCTGTTATACAGCTGCCATGGTTGTTATTAGTTACCATTTTGATCGCTATTTGGGACTAGCATCTGGGATTGCTATCAGCGCACAAGGATTTGGGACAATGATGATAAACGTTATTGAAACTACTGTGAATTACTACGGGTTGCGTAACTTTTACTTACTCTTAGCTGGGTATGTCcttcaaaatattgtttttggAGCTCTTTTACGGACGTCTGTGCACGAACAAAACCATAGTAAAAAAGTTAAAGACGTCTCAATACTGACTGGCAAAAACAACATCGTTTACAAATCGGATGAATCAGTCaacgaaataaaatcaaaatctgAGAATTTAACCATCCCCTCCAGTGACCCCCCACAGAATCCAGACGGACTGTATCAACATGAGATTCAATATGACTGCGAAGAAATCAACACTAAAACTAAGCAATCTTACCAAGAAAGCTTGGGTAAAAACAGCATTGATAAAACTAATGGTAAATTAGACCAACCCTCAGAAGATCCAAACAAAGAAAAATCTACtgttgaaattaaaatgaaagacaaTTTCGACTCGCAGCACTTGCAATCTTTAGAAGCCCTAGACATAGATGTAAATGGGCAACCAAGCAACACATTCACTAAAGAAAATCATTTACAGAAATCAACTATAGTTAGCGACTGCAACGAAAAAGAAACCTGTTTCGGAAAATATGTGGAAATTCTGAAGAATTTCAGGTTTATAATATTCATtctattcatctttcttttctcatgCGCCGAAAGTATCTTTTATATTCTGCTTCCATCTAACTTCATGGAAAACGGATCGACAAAAGCACAAGTCGCGCAAATATTCTCTTTCATTGGAATCATTTCTGCATTTAGCCGGTTTCTAACCGGATTAATTCTgaacaaaaacattttatcacTCACTGTTCTATTCTCGATGCCATCATTTTTGCTTGCAATCTGTAGTTACTTCGTGCCTTATTTCATCCATATATATTGGGGCCAGCTTATATACTGTCTTTTGTTTGGTACGTTCAATTTCACTATTTATGCACTTATTAATAGAATATGTATCGAGATTGCCGGTGTACAAGGAACTGCTGAAGCTATTGGC includes:
- the LOC106877371 gene encoding uncharacterized protein LOC106877371, translated to ILSSLLIRKFSCRKTLFVGGSLQALGFIGSYIVTDNKLLLLTLGLIAGTGCGVCYTAAMVVISYHFDRYLGLASGIAISAQGFGTMMINVIETTVNYYGLRNFYLLLAGYVLQNIVFGALLRTSVHEQNHSKKVKDVSILTGKNNIVYKSDESVNEIKSKSENLTIPSSDPPQNPDGLYQHEIQYDCEEINTKTKQSYQESLGKNSIDKTNGKLDQPSEDPNKEKSTVEIKMKDNFDSQHLQSLEALDIDVNGQPSNTFTKENHLQKSTIVSDCNEKETCFGKYVEILKNFRFIIFILFIFLFSCAESIFYILLPSNFMENGSTKAQVAQIFSFIGIISAFSRFLTGLILNKNILSLTVLFSMPSFLLAICSYFVPYFIHIYWGQLIYCLLFGTFNFTIYALINRICIEIAGVQGTAEAIGIIMLAWGIGSLTGSPVTGKYLIVHIFVLN